Proteins encoded in a region of the Triticum dicoccoides isolate Atlit2015 ecotype Zavitan chromosome 3A, WEW_v2.0, whole genome shotgun sequence genome:
- the LOC119271981 gene encoding acyl transferase 9-like, which produces MRLASWLNKGLDWASSDEACQEPMWKFNPVGPRTLQRFFGTKHEDMWKLLFKTKKSCPEATEDLGYNSIHDATPITKFTCGGFVMGLRFNHASADGMGAAQFIKAVGDMARGLPEPAVKPVWDREKFPNPSIKPGPLPELPVLALDYIVLDFPTGYIDGLKTQCKAHSGKFCSGFDVLTAKLWQCRTRALNLEPEATVKLCFFASVRHLLKLDAGYYGNSIFPVKMSGSSKKVLESSVMEVIDMIREAKQRMAVEFFQFAKEETRQDPFQMSFDYESIYVSDWSKLGFSDVDYGFGPPMFAGPLVNNDFIASVVILKAPLPLDGTRMLASCVTKEHSEEFARGMKEDLP; this is translated from the exons ATGCGGCTGGCATCCTGGCTCAACAAGGGCCTGGACTGGGCGTCGTCTGACGAG GCATGTCAAGAGCCCATGTGGAAGTTCAACCCGGTCGGTCCCCGGACCCTGCAGCGGTTCTTCGGCACGAAGCATGAAGACatgtggaagttgctcttcaagaccAAGAAGTCATGTCCGGAGGCAACCGAAGACCTCGGCTACAACAGCATCCACGATGCGACCCCC ATCACGAAATTCACTTGCGGCGGGTTCGTGATGGGCCTGCGGTTCAACCACGCGTCGGCGGACGGCATGGGCGCGGCGCAGTTCATCAAGGCGGTGGGTGACATGGCGCGGGGGCTCCCGGAGCCGGCGGTGAAGCCGGTGTGGGACAGGGAGAAGTTCCCCAACCCGAGCATCAAGC CTGGCCCGCTCCCGGAGCTCCCCGTGCTGGCGCTGGACTACATCGTGCTCGACTTCCCCACGGGCTACATCGACGGGCTCAAGACGCAGTGCAAGGCGCACAGCGGCAAGTTCTGCTCCGGCTTCGACGTGCTGACGGCCAAGCTGTGGCAGTGCCGCACCCGGGCGCTGAACCTGGAGCCGGAGGCCACGGTGAAGCTCTGCTTCTTCGCCAGCGTGCGCCACCTGCTGAAGCTGGACGCCGGGTACTACGGCAACTCCATCTTCCCCGTGAAGATGTCCGGGAGCAGCAAGAAGGTGCTGGAGTCGTCGGTGATGGAGGTGATCGACATGATCCGGGAGGCGAAGCAGCGGATGGCGGTGGAGTTCTTCCAGTTCGCCAAGGAGGAGACGCGGCAGGATCCCTTCCAGATGAGCTTCGACTACGAGTCCATCTACGTCTCTGACTGGAGCAAGCTGGGGTTCTCCGACGTGGACTACGGCTTCGGCCCGCCCATGTTCGCCGGCCCGCTCGTGAACAACGACTTCATCGCCTCCGTCGTCATCCTCAAGGCGCCGCTGCCGCTGGACGGCACCCGGATGCTCGCCAGCTGCGTCACCAAGGAGCACTCGGAGGAGTTTGCCCGCGGCATGAAGGAGGACCTGCCATGA
- the LOC119267249 gene encoding acyl transferase 9 → MASSSFKVTRISEGAVKPASETPDHTLPLAWVDRYPTHRGLVESMHIFRSGADAAPAVIREALGKALAFFYPLAGRIVEQPEKGCPAIRCTADGVYFAEAVAECSLEDVRFLERPLLLPKEDLVPYPAADLWGVEPHNTIMMMQITKFTCGGFVMGLRFNHASADGMGAAQFIKAVGDMARGLPEPSVKPVWDREKFPNPSIKPGPLPELPVLALDYIVLDFPTGYIDGLKTQYKAHSGKFCSGFDVLTAKLWQCRTRALNLEPDATVKLCFFASVRHLLKLDAGYYGNSIFPVKMSGSSKKVLESSVMEVIDMIREAKQRMAVEFFQFAKEETRQDPFQMSFDYESIYVSDWSKLGFSDVDYGFGPPMFAGPLVNNDFIASVVILKAPLPLDGTRMLASCVTKEHSEEFARGMKEDLP, encoded by the exons ATGGCGTCGTCGAGCTTCAAGGTGACGCGGATCTCGGAGGGCGCGGTGAAGCCGGCGTCGGAGACGCCCGACCACACGCTGCCGCTGGCGTGGGTGGACCGGTACCCGACCCACCGGGGCCTGGTGGAGTCGATGCACATCTTCCGGTCCGGCGCCGACGCGGCCCCCGCCGTGATCCGCGAGGCGCTGGGCAAGGCGCTCGCCTTCTTCTACCCGCTGGCGGGCCGCATCGTGGAGCAGCCGGAGAAGGGGTGCCCCGCCATCCGCTGCACCGCCGACGGCGTCTACTTCGCTGAGGCCGTGGCCGAGTGCAGCCTGGAGGACGTGCGGTTCCTGGAGCGCCCCCTGCTGCTCCCCAAGGAGGACCTCGTCCcctaccccgccgccgacctctggGGCGTCGAGCCCCACAACACCATCATGATGATGCAG ATCACGAAGTTCACCTGCGGCGGGTTCGTGATGGGCCTGCGGTTCAACCACGCGTCCGCGGACGGCATGGGCGCGGCGCAGTTCATCAAGGCGGTGGGCGACATGGCGCGGGGGCTCCCGGAGCCGTCGGTGAAGCCGGTGTGGGACAGGGAGAAGTTCCCCAACCCGAGCATCAAGCCTGGCCCGCTCCCGGAGCTCCCCGTGCTGGCGCTGGACTACATCGTGCTCGACTTCCCCACGGGCTACATCGACGGGCTCAAGACGCAGTACAAGGCGCACAGCGGCAAGTTCTGCTCCGGCTTCGACGTGCTGACGGCGAAGCTGTGGCAGTGCCGCACCCGGGCGCTGAACCTGGAGCCGGACGCCACGGTGAAGCTCTGCTTCTTCGCCAGCGTGCGCCACCTGCTGAAGCTGGACGCCGGGTACTACGGCAACTCCATCTTCCCCGTGAAGATGTCCGGGAGCAGCAAGAAGGTGCTGGAGTCGTCGGTGATGGAGGTGATCGACATGATCCGGGAGGCAAAGCAGCGGATGGCGGTGGAGTTCTTCCAGTTCGCCAAGGAGGAGACGCGGCAGGATCCCTTCCAGATGAGCTTCGACTACGAGTCCATCTACGTCTCCGACTGGAGCAAGCTGGGGTTCTCCGACGTGGACTACGGCTTCGGCCCGCCCATGTTCGCCGGCCCGCTCGTGAACAACGACTTCATCGCCTCCGTCGTCATCCTCAAGGCGCCGCTGCCGCTGGACGGCACCCGGATGCTCGCCAGCTGCGTCACCAAGGAGCACTCGGAGGAGTTCGCCCGCGGCATGAAGGAGGACCTGCCATGA